The Deinococcus carri genome segment GGGAGGTTGCCCAGCTTGCGCGACCCACCCCGCCCGAAGATGTCGTAGGTGAGGCCGGTGTCGGGGGCCACGAAGTAACTCATGTTCTCCACCACGCCCAGCACCGGCACGCTGGCCTTGCGGAACATGTCGAGCGCCCGCGCCGCGTCGATCAGCGCCACGTCCTGCGGGGTCGTGACCAGCACCGCCCCCGTCACGTGAATCGTCTGCGTGAGGGAAAGCTGCACGTCCCCGGTGCCGGGCGGCAGGTCCACGATCAGGTAATCGAGTTCGCCCCACGCGGCGTCCTTGAGAAACTGCTGGATGGCCGAGTGCAGCATCGGCCCGCGCCACACCAGCGCCTGCCCCGCCGGGGAGAGGTTCGCCATGCTCAGGAAGCGCACGCCGTGGGCCTCGATGGGCTGCATCTTGCGCTCGGCGTTGGCGGTCACGCGCGCCGCCCCCTGGCCCAGCATGTGCGCCACGCTGGGGCCGTACACGTCGGCGTCCAGCAGGCCGACCCGCGCCCCGTCGCGCGCCAGGGAGGCGGCGAGGTTCACCGCCACGCTGCTCTTGCCCACGCCGCCCTTGCCGCTGCCCACCAGCAGCACGTGCTTCACGCCGGGCAGCGCCGGTTGCGCGGGCGGGCGCACCATCGCCCCGAAGGTCACGACCACGTCCCGGATGCCCGGCACGCCCAGCACCGCCGCGCGCACGTCGCCCTCGATCTGGCCCTTCAGCGGGCAGGCGGGTGTGGTGAGGTTCACCTTCACGTGCGCCACGTTCCCCTCGACCTCGGCGCGCTCGATCATGCCCAGCGACACCAGGTCGCGGTGCAGCTCCGGATCGTTCACGGTCTTCAGGGCATTCAGAACGGCGTCACGCATATCCCGCCATTAGTAGCGCGGCGGGGGGGGAGGGGGCAAGCTGCGGGGTCACAGTGGGGCGGGAGGTCTGACGGCCCAGCTGTGACCGCCCAGCTGGCCCGGCCACCCGGCGGTTGAGGCGGGACGGTGAAACAGTCAGGTTTAACCCTCCATAGAAGCTTACCAGCCCTTCCCGCCCCGCCCCCCTGCGTGATACACTCCCGGAGTTTGCCTCCCCAGGGGGCG includes the following:
- a CDS encoding Mrp/NBP35 family ATP-binding protein; protein product: MRDAVLNALKTVNDPELHRDLVSLGMIERAEVEGNVAHVKVNLTTPACPLKGQIEGDVRAAVLGVPGIRDVVVTFGAMVRPPAQPALPGVKHVLLVGSGKGGVGKSSVAVNLAASLARDGARVGLLDADVYGPSVAHMLGQGAARVTANAERKMQPIEAHGVRFLSMANLSPAGQALVWRGPMLHSAIQQFLKDAAWGELDYLIVDLPPGTGDVQLSLTQTIHVTGAVLVTTPQDVALIDAARALDMFRKASVPVLGVVENMSYFVAPDTGLTYDIFGRGGSRKLGNLPLLGEVPLEVEVRQDADAGLPAVMAHPQSAAAQALTQVARNLAGRVSVQAMAHLPEQLPVV